Part of the Novipirellula caenicola genome is shown below.
GGATGCGCCTTTAGACTCATCCCGGTCGTGCTGTAATCGGCGTGCACCTCCTCTTGCGGTGTCATCGGAATCAACGCCTCGGGAATCAATTCCTCGTCGTCTTGCTCGGCATCAAACAGCGGACGCGATTGCGGTTTCTTTTCTTCGGCTAACGATTGCCAGATTGCACCTCGCCGATCCCCGGCGATCGATTCAAACGCATCGGCATCCGCCAAGGTGGCAACCACCGAGCTAGAAATTTTGGTGCGATGCACCAGTTCCGCGATACTGCGAAACGAACCGTTTTGTTCGCGTTCGTCCAGAATCACGTTGGCCGCCGCAGCGGGCAGTCCACGCACCATCTGCATCCCCAAACGAATGGCGGGCTGCGACCGATTCGCGTCGGGATGCAACGTCGATTCCCACTGGCTTTCATTGATATCGACGGGCAGCGTTCGCACGCCGTGCTGTTTCGCATCGGCGACCAATTGAGCGGGCGCGTAGAATCCCATTGGCTGGCTGTTCAGTAGCGCCGCGCAGAACGCCGCCGGATAGTGACATTTCAAATAACACGATGCATACACCAACAACGCAAAACTAGCGGCATGCGATTCGGGAAACCCGTACTCACCAAACCCACGAATTTGGTTGAACACGTGCTCGGCAAACTCGCCCGTCAAACCATGTTTCTTCATCCCCTCGAGCAATTTGACTCGAAAACGATCGATCACACCGGGCCGTCGCCATGCAGCCATCGCGCGGCGCAATTGGTCGGCTTCACCCGGTGTAAACCCTGCTGCGACCACCGCCAACCGCATCGCTTGTTCCTGAAAGATCGGCACCCCGAGCGTTTTCTCTAACACGCCGCGAATCGCTTCACTTGGATACACGACGCTTTGCGGATCTTCGCGAGCTTGCAGGAACGGGTGCACCATATTGCCTTGGATTGGCCCCGGCCGCACGATCGCCACTTCGACCACCAAATCGTAATAACACCGCGGTTTCAGCCGTGGCAACATGCTCATCTGTGCTCGACTTTCGATCTGAAAAACGCCCACCGTATCGGCGGCACAAATCATGTCGTAGGTCGGTTTGTCATCGGCAGGAATATTGGAAAGCGACAACTCACGTCCGTGATGCTCGGACACCAATTCGAATGCGCGGCGGATCGCCGACAACATTCCCAATGCGAGCACATCGACTTTCAAGATTCCCAAGTCATCCAAATCATCCTTGTTCCACTGGATCACCGTGCGGCCTTCCATTGCCGCATTTTCGATCGGGCACAGTTCGCACAGATCGCCTTGCGTGATCACCATCCCACCAACGTGCTGCGACAAATGCCGCGGGAAACCGACAAGCGATTGAACAAGGTAAACAAATCGCTTGCCCATCTCGGTATCAGGATCCAGCCCGCCGCTGCGGCACCGCTCGGCAAAGTCGGTCGCGCCGTCACGTCCGCTGGCGAACTTGGCTAACGAATCAATCACGTCAGGCGACATCCCAAGTGCCTTGCCCACTTCGCGAATCGCACTACGGGTGCGATACGAGGTGACCGTGGCGGTCAAACCAGCACGATGGCGACCATATTTGTCATACAGGTACTGCAACACCTCTTCGCGACGTTGATGCTCGAAATCGACATCGATATCCGGAGCCTCGTTTCGTTCGCGGCTAATGAATCGTTCGAACAACAAATCCGTTTGACTGGGGTCCACGTTGGTGATGCCCAAGCAGTAACAAACGGTTGAATTGGCTGCCGAACCACGCCCCTGACACAAAATATTTCGCTCGCGAGCAAAACGGACCATGTCCCACACGGTCAAAAAATAGGCTTCGTATTGCAGTTCGCGAATCAATTCCATCTCATGCCGAATCAACTCGATCACTTGTTTGGGAACGCCACCAGGCCATCGCTGTTTCGCCCCCTCCCACGTCAACCGACGCAGATGGTCGATCGGCTTCATGTCGCCCGGCGCGAGTTCGACCGGATACTCGTAGCGAAGTTCGTCGAGTGAAAACGTGCACTGCTGGGCGATCTCGATCGTCCGCGCAATCGCGTCGGGAGCGTCACGATACAGATCGGCGATCTCTGCGAGCGAACGCATACCATGTTGGCTGTTCGCGAATCGCTCGCGATGCACATGATCGATTGTGGTCCCATGGCGGATTGCCGTCACGCAATCATGCAACAACATCCGCGGGGCGGTGTGATAATGAACATCGCCGGCGGCCACCAATGGCACATCGTTTTTTAGTGCGAATTCGCGTAACCGTTCTGCCTTGGCACGATCATCCACGCCGCGATGCAATTCGAGGAACATGTAGCGGCGATTGGCAAAGACCTCGCGGAACGACGTTCGCAAAAATTTCCCGGTGCAGGCGTCCGTCGGGATCACCGCCGCAATCATCCCTTCGCTGGCCGCCGCGATGTCGTCCCAGGCGAGTTCGCATTGCCCTTTTTCACATCGCATCCGGCCCAGTGAAATCAGCCGACACAATCGGCCATACGCCGCACGATCGGTCGGCCAAACGACCATCGGGGGGGCATCGATCGGATGCAGTTCGCTGCCCACGATGTACTGGATTCCGACCTCTTTGGCGGGTGTATGCCCACGAACGATCCCCGCCAGCGACGATTCGTCGGTGATCGCGATTCCTGCGTACCCCAATTCACTTGCTTGCTCGACCAATTCGTCTGGATGAGAGGCTCCCTTCAAGAACGAAAAATTGCTTTTGCAGTGCAGTTCAGCGTACTGCATCGTGCACCCCCGATCGGAAAATCCGCGTCCCTTTGTGCGATCGGACTCGCAGCCATCTCGATAAAACCGCCATTTGGACCGTCATTTGCAAAGATTTGGATTCCGCGAACGAATAATGATGCTGCCTACAGCGCAGCCTTCCTAACACCACGAATCCTATCAAACCCCACTGAAACGACATGGAACCGGCACCGATGACGGCCCACAACGCCAATCCTAACCCGCTTCGTAATCAAGCCGAGGTCACGCACCCGGTGTTGGTCGGATATTTGTTTTGGATCCTCGGATTCGTCGGCGCCCACCGTTTCTACTTCGGTAAACCGCTGACCGGGATTTTGTGGTTTTTCACCGGCGGGCTCCTGCTGGTTGGCTGGATCGTCGACGCCTTTTTTATTCCTGCGATGGCAGACGAGGCAAACCAAAGATACCCCAATGGCCGAATCGATTACACCGTGACTTGGGTGCTTCTGACGTTCTTAGGTCTATTCGGCGTCCATCGATTTTACATGGGCAAGATCGGCACAGGCATCATTTACCTAGTGTCCGGCGGGCTATTTGGGATTGGCTATGCCTACGATGTCTGCACGCTGAACGAGCAGGTCGAAGAGCTGAACCGGTTTGACTGATCTGCTCCTCAGGCCGTGTTCTGCGACAAATCATAACCCGAAGCGTCGGCGAGGGACCGAATCAAAATCGAGATTCCCTCGTTTACGTTTTCTGAAGTTGCGTGATTAGACGTTCTTCGCGCCACAGGCCCGGCCATTTGCCAGCCGACGTCAGTAGATCCGAATAAACGGCCGGGGCTTTGCCCCTAAACACAAACACGCAACTTCAAACAGCACAAGCGAGGTCCACGACTTAGGCAACCGGACGCACGATCACCTTGGCTCCTTGTTTGCCGACCACACGCACTTGGGTGCCAGGATCAACAAAGTCGCCTTCGGTGACAACATCCACGGTGAAGTCATCGACCATGATCCGCCCGCCGGGCCGCAGCGCCGAGACCGCTTCGCCGACGCTGCCCACTTCCACCCGTTGCCAACCGGGCAACGAGGTGGCCGCCATCCCGCTGGCGACTCCGCCTCCTTCGAGTGCAACCGTTGGTTTTAGCGTCAACCGGCTCAGCCCCGGAATCTCGCTCATGTATTGGGCGAGTACCAAAAGCGCGATTAGAAAAGCGACAAAGGCGCCGACCACCGTCAACACGTCCATGCCAAGTGCCGCCAGTTCTTCGCTGCTGTGAGGCATCAGGAAACGCCGCGATGCCATCACCAGCGATCCGAGCGACAACACAATCCCGCTGATTCCTGCGACACCGAAACCGGGAATCACAAACACTTCGGCGGCGATAAACAGCAAGCCGATAACAAACAGAGTCACCTCGAGCCAACCAGCGGTGCCCCCCAAAAATCGACTCCAAAAGAACAATCCAAAACAGAGCACCGACGTCAATCCGCCAATCCCCAATCCCGGAGCACTCAGTTCGATCACCAGGGCGGTCAACCCGATCACGATCAACAGGAACGTCACAAAGCCTGAATTTAGAATCAACACCAGCGTATCGACCCAAGTTCGCTCGAGCGTTGGAATCGGTTCCTGCAGGTTTAGCGTCGAAGCCAACTCGCTACGACTAGCAACCGTTTGATCGATCAGCCCAAGTTCAGCGGCACGGCGTCCATTGGCGGTAAAGAACATCTCCTTGCCGGCTTCGCGAATCGGTGGCCCCTTTTCCCAGGCGTCTTGATTCTCCAGTGCAACCCATTCCTTGTCCGAAAAATAGCGAACCGCCCCGTCTTCTTTGTGGGTAGCTTTGAACACGACCATGTCTTTGTCGGTCATTTTTTCGGCCAACGCGATTGGCCGTCCTGTCGCTTCGGCGGTATCACGCACTTTTTGCGCCAACACACTACGGCTTTTGGCTTCGGTGTAACGGTATGCTCCATCGGCGCCCATCACGATTTCGCCAGCGTCGCCGATACGAGCCCCGGGCAGCATGATGATTTTGTCGCAGGAAAGCGCAAACAACGCCGCGCCACTGATCGCATCCTTTTCGATGAACGCGACCGTTTCAACATCGCTCGCATCGAGCACCATGTCCATCAATTCGAAGGTGACCTGGGTAAATCCACCAGGACTGTGGATGTCAAAGATCACCACATCGACGCCCGATTCGACCGCGTCACGAAATTTTCGTTCTAAAAGTGCGGCGCTGAGCGGATGAATCATTTCGTGCAGCGGAATGATCACTGCTTTTCGCGGCGAAACCGGAGGATTCGGCTCGCCTTTGGCGGCATCTTGGCCGCTCACCAACCCCGGCGAAAACAGCAGGGCGGCAAGGCAAATTGTGATGAAAGTTGGCAAACCACGCATTGGGCGTTCCCTGAGCAATGATGTCGTAAAACATTCGTCTTTTCATTCTAACAGACGATCCTTACGAGGCTCATTTCGATGTCAAATGCGGCGCCAAAAACTCGGAAAGATCAGGACCAACACACTGAAAACCTCGACCCGCCCGAGCATCATCAACCAGACAAACAAAAACTTTGCCTGCTGACTAAACCCGGCATAATTCTGTGTGGCTCCGACCACCCCTAACCCAGGCCCGATGTTGTTGAGTGTTGCCGCTACCGCACTGGCCGAATCGAGCAATTTCTCGTCCAACGTTCCTTCGTTCACAAGCGATGCGACCTTACTTTTAGAAAGCGGCGGTTCGCCGTTTTCGATCGCTTCCGCCTCGGTCTCGGCCACATCGGCGGCCGTCACGGCCCCCCAGGTCCCTCGCGGTTCGAAGGTGATCAAAAACAACCACGCAAAAACAAAGATCGCCAAGATCATGGAAAAGTAGACCACGATTCCGTGTGCCAAATGAGGATCATCGACCGGAGTTCCACCGACGCGAATCGGGCGAACCACGCGAGGACGATGGGCCCGTTCGATCTCCAACCGCAGAATCTTGTAGAACAACACGTGACGGATCACCTTCATCCCGCCTCCGGTGCTGCCGGCACATCCACCGACAAACATCAGTAACAACAAGATGCCTCGCCCAAAATTGTTCCACTGATCAAAATCGGCCGTCCCGTAACCGGTCGTCGTGATGATCGACACGACTTGAAACAATCCGTTGCGAACCGATTCACTGTAGGTCCCAAAACCGACGTCGCCGGCACGCATTCCAAAGAACACGATCGCAAGAGCAACGCTCGCGATAATGCCGACGAAGGTACGAAATTCGATATCGCGAAGCAAACGCCGCGGACCATCAAAAATCGACAAATACAGCAGCGTAAAATTGGTTCCTGCCAACACCATGAACACGATCGTCGTGTACTCGATCGCGGCACTTTCAAAACGTCCAAGACTGCGGTTATAGGTACTGAAGCCGCCAGTCGCCATCGTGCCAAACGCATGACACAATGAATCAAATACCGACATTCCCTCCAACGCGTAGATCACCGTTAGAATCGCATTCAGCGCGATGTAGATCGCCGCGAACACCAGCGCGGTGTGCTGCATCCGCGGCATACTGCCCTCCTTGGTCGGCCCCGGCATCTCGGCCCGCATCATCGCCTTGCCCGCCGACCCTTGACCCAGAATCGCGACAAACAAAACGACAATCCCGAGCCCGCCGAGAAAGTGGGTCCAAGATCGCCAGAACAAAATACAATGCGGTACGCTGGCAGGCGATTCCAAATCGGTGATCACCGTCGCCCCGGTAGTGCTAAAGCCCGACTGCGATTCGAACATCGCTTCGATGAACGTGATCGGACGATCCGGCGCGATCTCGGTTCCACTTAAATAGTAGGGCAACGCCCCGAGCATGGTGGCCAACACCCAACTAAGCCCGACGATCGCCATCGCTTCTTTTTGATACAGCGGTCCGCCGCGATGCCGTCGACCGATCACCAGCAGCCCTCCACCGACAATCATGCTGACCGCGGTTCCCAACAATAACCCTTTGGCGCCATCGATTTCGAACGCTTCGGCCGCCGGTAAATGGGTTCGCTTCGCAAATGCAGGAAATGCAAATGGCAAACAGAAGCTCATCGAGCCCCCAATCAGCAAACAGATCGTGCCAAGCACGCGAAACAAAAGCGGAAAGTTCAAAGCACGTCGGTCATAAACAAAGGGAGAAACCAGGGAACCATTGTTGTGCACACAGCTTAACCCGACTTGGCCAAGTGTCGTAGAGTCCTTCGCCAACGAAGTCGTGGCCCTCACCCGCATTAGCAGCCGACGGGTGATTTTTATAGCGGAGCGGCGCGAGCCGCCCGGTCAAAATCGAAGGTTTTACTCGCTGTAACCAGGCGGCCTCGCGCCGCACCGCTACCCAAACACCGGGAAAACGAGGTTTCGATAGCAATTAATGCTCCCTCGCCGACGGTTCCGACCATTTCCCCCATTTCCGCTCGGTGATCATGCACCATAATTGATTCAAAAGGCTCGCGAACCCACGCGAACTCTCATCTTGAGTATCCGAAATGGGGTCTGCCCCTCTCCGGCGAGGCAAAACCACTCAACCAAAACGACTCGCCCTTAAAAAGCTCAGCCCCCTTTTCGGAAACTCGATTCTTGTCCGATGGAAACGAATCTATGTGCGGTCGATTTACGCTGCGAACCTCAATGGCCGATCTTCGCCAATTGTTCCTCCCCCAAGATGATCCCGATGTGTTTTCGGCGGCGGTCGAGTCCGTACTGAATCGACCTCGCTTCAACATCGCGCCGACTCAATCTATCGCGGTGATCCGTCAGCTTGCCGGCAACTCGCCCGAATTTGCGGCGATGCGGTGGGGATTTATACCTAGCTGGGCCGACGATGTCGCCATCGGTGCTCGGATGATCAATGCTCGCAGCGAAACGATTGACGAGAAACGATCGTTTCAATCAGCGTTTCAAAATCAACGATGCCTGATCCCCGCCGACGGTTATTTTGAATGGCAAAAGGTGGGATCGGCAAAGCAGCCTTACTATTTACATCAACCCGATCACGCTCCGTTTGCAATGGCCGGACTTTGGGAACTGAACACGAAAGCGTCCGATGACGCATCGCCGATCGCATCGTTCACCGTGATCACGACCGCGGCCAATGCGGTGACCGGCAAAGTTCATGACCGGATGCCGGTGATTCTCGACCGCGAGGATTTTGAGGCTTGGCTTGACCCCGATTTTCACGACACCTCGTCGCTGAAAAAACACCTCACGGCTACCCCCGATGACTTTTTCGAGATCACTGCCGTGTCGCGGCGAGTCAACCACGTTGGCAATGACGGCCCCGAGTGCATTGAACCCGTCCCCCCTAAACCAGACGGCCCCAAGACGACTCAGGCGACGCTGTTCGATTGACCATCGCCGCGTTCCCGTTGTCAACGCTCGCCTTCGGCCGACTCGTCCACGGTCGTATCGAATTGGCTAAGCGTTGACAAGGTTCCGTCGTCAATTTCAATCGAACCGAACGTATCTTCGCTCATCGTTTCATCCACCAACGTTGTCGCACCGGTACTGCGGCGTTGACGAGGCAACATCCGCGAGACGATTACCGTGATATTGTCTTCACCGCCACCTTCGTTTGCAACGCGGATCAATTCTTGACAGATCGATTGTGCATCCTCTCCTTCGCTGACCATCAACGCAAGTGAGTCATCGTTGACGTAACGGTGCAGTCCGTCACTACACAACACTACCGTATCGCCCAACATCAACTCGACTCGTTCGACCTGCGCGACCAAGTCGCCTTCGAGCTGTCCTCCTAAAACGTTCCACAGCACATTGCTCCAACGACTCTCAGGCTCTTCCTCTGGCTTCAAGTCACCAGCGTCGACCATCCGCCGCGCCAACGTATGGTCTGTGGTCAATCGCTGAGTGTTGCCGTCACGCACCAAGTAGCAACGGCTATCGCCCGCATGCAACACCGACAGATAAGGCCAAACGATTTCGGCCATCGTCAATGTGGTCCCCATCCCAAATTGCTCTGGGTTTTGCTGGGCTTGACTCAAGATTCGCAAATGCGTGTCACGGAGCAGCGACTGCATCCACTGGGCTTGCTCGATCCCATCCCAGGTGGCGGAATCGAATGCCGGGCGAGTCGGATCCGCTAACCGCTGAGCAAGAAACTTGACCGCCAACTGGCTTGCTCGTTCGCCGGCGGCGTGGCCTCCCATGCCGTCCGCAACGATCAACACTTCGCTCTCGGCATCCCCGAAAAACGTCAACGGTTGATGATGAGGCAAACTCGTCGATGTGGAACAAATACTCAAGCGGCGAGATCCCACCAAAAATTGGTCTTGGTTGACGTCGCGTGTTTTGCCGATGTCGGTCAAGCCACAAGTGTCAATCGTGACGCCCAAGTCTCGCTGAGATTGCGGATCCGAAGCACTGTTCGCACTGTTCATAACGTTCGCTGCTCGCCGGGCAAAATGACTAGATTCATACTCGCATGCGGAGCTCGACAAAAAGCCCATCCTTAAATTACCAAAATGCCGCCACGTTGTCGCTAATCCCAAAGACCGTCCTATTCGCTTCGCCCCGATAATCCTCGGGAACTTGCCCAAAGGCATTCGGCAGCAGCAAACCGACTTGGATACCGAGGGTCGTTAGCAAAAGCAGGAGAAAAGCTGCGCCCGAAACAATTGACTTTCTCGCCTAGCAATGATCCGCTGCCCCTTAGACGCACACATCAACCAATTACACGCAAACCTTTTTCGGAGCATCAATGATCTTTCGCATCAAAGAAAAGTTTTGGGCTTGGGGCGACGACTTTTCCATCACCGATGCCACAGGCGACTCGCGGTATTACGTTGATGGCAAGGCGTTTTCATGGGGCGACAAACTCTCGTTCCAAGACATCCGCGGAAACGAACTGGCATTCATCAGCCAGAAACTGCTGTCATGGAAACCGACTTATCAAATCCTGATCGATGGCCGTGTCTTTGCCGAAGTCAAAAAGGAGTGGACTTGGTTCAAGAAGCAGTTCACGCTCGACGTCCCTGGTCCTAACGACTACACGATCAACGGATCGTTTTGGTCCCATGAATTCACGTTCGAGCGAAGCGGCCGGACTGTCGCAACGGTCAGCAAGAAACTTTGGTCGTGGACCGACAGCTATGGGGTCGAGATCGTCGACGGCGAAGACGAAGTCGCGGTGCTGTGTGCCTGTATCGTGATCGATCAAGTCTTGCACGACGAATCCAATCGCAACGATTGATTGCCTTGGACGCTGTCTTAGACAAACCGCAAGGAATTCCGCCCCCCTTCGTAGCGAAAGTCGCGGAGATTTTCGGCGTATGGACGCGAGAGGTTGAAACTCGCCTTTGCTGAAAAAGACGCTTTTTGTGCGTGGCAAGTGAGATTCGGTATGATAAAGCGGGGGATCGTCGCTGCTTCGGCAGTGCATTTGGATTTCGATCCACCGCACTTCTCTTTCGCGAATACCGAGGCTCTCATGCTCGCGCGGCTAAAAACGTTCACGTTGTTGGGGATCGAGGCGATGCCGGTCGATGTCGAAGTCGACATCTCGCCCGCCGCGATGCCCAAGACGATCTTGGTCGGATTGCCCGACGCGGCGGTCAAAGAGAGCACCCACCGCGTCGAACGCGCGATCGTCAACAGCGGCTTCGTTCGGCCTCAAGACCGAGTCGTGATCAATTTGGCCCCAGGTGACCTGCCGAAACAAGCGGCCTCGTTCGATCTGCCCGTTGCTTTGGGCGTGCTTGCTGGCAGCGGCCAACTGGTGCTCGATCGGCTCGAAGATTACGCCGTCGTCGGTGAACTCGCGCTCGAAGGGCTGACGCGGCCGATCCGTGGTGCCCTTTCGATCGCAATCGAAGCCTCCAAAAACACCAAGCTAAAAGGCTTGGTGGTACCGGCCG
Proteins encoded:
- a CDS encoding error-prone DNA polymerase, translating into MQYAELHCKSNFSFLKGASHPDELVEQASELGYAGIAITDESSLAGIVRGHTPAKEVGIQYIVGSELHPIDAPPMVVWPTDRAAYGRLCRLISLGRMRCEKGQCELAWDDIAAASEGMIAAVIPTDACTGKFLRTSFREVFANRRYMFLELHRGVDDRAKAERLREFALKNDVPLVAAGDVHYHTAPRMLLHDCVTAIRHGTTIDHVHRERFANSQHGMRSLAEIADLYRDAPDAIARTIEIAQQCTFSLDELRYEYPVELAPGDMKPIDHLRRLTWEGAKQRWPGGVPKQVIELIRHEMELIRELQYEAYFLTVWDMVRFARERNILCQGRGSAANSTVCYCLGITNVDPSQTDLLFERFISRERNEAPDIDVDFEHQRREEVLQYLYDKYGRHRAGLTATVTSYRTRSAIREVGKALGMSPDVIDSLAKFASGRDGATDFAERCRSGGLDPDTEMGKRFVYLVQSLVGFPRHLSQHVGGMVITQGDLCELCPIENAAMEGRTVIQWNKDDLDDLGILKVDVLALGMLSAIRRAFELVSEHHGRELSLSNIPADDKPTYDMICAADTVGVFQIESRAQMSMLPRLKPRCYYDLVVEVAIVRPGPIQGNMVHPFLQAREDPQSVVYPSEAIRGVLEKTLGVPIFQEQAMRLAVVAAGFTPGEADQLRRAMAAWRRPGVIDRFRVKLLEGMKKHGLTGEFAEHVFNQIRGFGEYGFPESHAASFALLVYASCYLKCHYPAAFCAALLNSQPMGFYAPAQLVADAKQHGVRTLPVDINESQWESTLHPDANRSQPAIRLGMQMVRGLPAAAANVILDEREQNGSFRSIAELVHRTKISSSVVATLADADAFESIAGDRRGAIWQSLAEEKKPQSRPLFDAEQDDEELIPEALIPMTPQEEVHADYSTTGMSLKAHPVSFMRNELKRKRCVCASELNSLRDGRHVRVAGLVLMRQRPGTAKGITFVTIEDETGSVNLVFYAAVWKRFFRIAQASNLWMVDGKLENRKGVIHVIVGRLSDLANESPKLDQRSRDFH
- a CDS encoding TM2 domain-containing protein — encoded protein: MTAHNANPNPLRNQAEVTHPVLVGYLFWILGFVGAHRFYFGKPLTGILWFFTGGLLLVGWIVDAFFIPAMADEANQRYPNGRIDYTVTWVLLTFLGLFGVHRFYMGKIGTGIIYLVSGGLFGIGYAYDVCTLNEQVEELNRFD
- a CDS encoding NfeD family protein translates to MRGLPTFITICLAALLFSPGLVSGQDAAKGEPNPPVSPRKAVIIPLHEMIHPLSAALLERKFRDAVESGVDVVIFDIHSPGGFTQVTFELMDMVLDASDVETVAFIEKDAISGAALFALSCDKIIMLPGARIGDAGEIVMGADGAYRYTEAKSRSVLAQKVRDTAEATGRPIALAEKMTDKDMVVFKATHKEDGAVRYFSDKEWVALENQDAWEKGPPIREAGKEMFFTANGRRAAELGLIDQTVASRSELASTLNLQEPIPTLERTWVDTLVLILNSGFVTFLLIVIGLTALVIELSAPGLGIGGLTSVLCFGLFFWSRFLGGTAGWLEVTLFVIGLLFIAAEVFVIPGFGVAGISGIVLSLGSLVMASRRFLMPHSSEELAALGMDVLTVVGAFVAFLIALLVLAQYMSEIPGLSRLTLKPTVALEGGGVASGMAATSLPGWQRVEVGSVGEAVSALRPGGRIMVDDFTVDVVTEGDFVDPGTQVRVVGKQGAKVIVRPVA
- a CDS encoding TrkH family potassium uptake protein, with the translated sequence MRVRATTSLAKDSTTLGQVGLSCVHNNGSLVSPFVYDRRALNFPLLFRVLGTICLLIGGSMSFCLPFAFPAFAKRTHLPAAEAFEIDGAKGLLLGTAVSMIVGGGLLVIGRRHRGGPLYQKEAMAIVGLSWVLATMLGALPYYLSGTEIAPDRPITFIEAMFESQSGFSTTGATVITDLESPASVPHCILFWRSWTHFLGGLGIVVLFVAILGQGSAGKAMMRAEMPGPTKEGSMPRMQHTALVFAAIYIALNAILTVIYALEGMSVFDSLCHAFGTMATGGFSTYNRSLGRFESAAIEYTTIVFMVLAGTNFTLLYLSIFDGPRRLLRDIEFRTFVGIIASVALAIVFFGMRAGDVGFGTYSESVRNGLFQVVSIITTTGYGTADFDQWNNFGRGILLLLMFVGGCAGSTGGGMKVIRHVLFYKILRLEIERAHRPRVVRPIRVGGTPVDDPHLAHGIVVYFSMILAIFVFAWLFLITFEPRGTWGAVTAADVAETEAEAIENGEPPLSKSKVASLVNEGTLDEKLLDSASAVAATLNNIGPGLGVVGATQNYAGFSQQAKFLFVWLMMLGRVEVFSVLVLIFPSFWRRI
- a CDS encoding SOS response-associated peptidase, which encodes MCGRFTLRTSMADLRQLFLPQDDPDVFSAAVESVLNRPRFNIAPTQSIAVIRQLAGNSPEFAAMRWGFIPSWADDVAIGARMINARSETIDEKRSFQSAFQNQRCLIPADGYFEWQKVGSAKQPYYLHQPDHAPFAMAGLWELNTKASDDASPIASFTVITTAANAVTGKVHDRMPVILDREDFEAWLDPDFHDTSSLKKHLTATPDDFFEITAVSRRVNHVGNDGPECIEPVPPKPDGPKTTQATLFD
- a CDS encoding PP2C family protein-serine/threonine phosphatase, with the protein product MNSANSASDPQSQRDLGVTIDTCGLTDIGKTRDVNQDQFLVGSRRLSICSTSTSLPHHQPLTFFGDAESEVLIVADGMGGHAAGERASQLAVKFLAQRLADPTRPAFDSATWDGIEQAQWMQSLLRDTHLRILSQAQQNPEQFGMGTTLTMAEIVWPYLSVLHAGDSRCYLVRDGNTQRLTTDHTLARRMVDAGDLKPEEEPESRWSNVLWNVLGGQLEGDLVAQVERVELMLGDTVVLCSDGLHRYVNDDSLALMVSEGEDAQSICQELIRVANEGGGEDNITVIVSRMLPRQRRSTGATTLVDETMSEDTFGSIEIDDGTLSTLSQFDTTVDESAEGER
- a CDS encoding LURP-one-related/scramblase family protein, translated to MIFRIKEKFWAWGDDFSITDATGDSRYYVDGKAFSWGDKLSFQDIRGNELAFISQKLLSWKPTYQILIDGRVFAEVKKEWTWFKKQFTLDVPGPNDYTINGSFWSHEFTFERSGRTVATVSKKLWSWTDSYGVEIVDGEDEVAVLCACIVIDQVLHDESNRND